From a region of the Myxococcus stipitatus genome:
- a CDS encoding DUF4267 domain-containing protein — translation MNPSTPGLSWKLTSPTAAFTLLLGAFMLFLFVRTVLDPAGAATGFGVPFAGEAVVPWLHVKAGRDLGIGLALMGLVLTRQRRAAGIFVLALMVSPMVDALTATREGGTPLMLALAIHGSAAVYGLILSAALLRPRARE, via the coding sequence CGTCCACCCCTGGTTTGTCCTGGAAGCTCACCTCCCCCACCGCGGCGTTCACCTTGCTGCTGGGGGCCTTCATGCTGTTCCTGTTCGTCCGGACGGTGCTGGACCCGGCCGGCGCGGCCACGGGGTTCGGCGTGCCGTTCGCCGGAGAGGCGGTCGTGCCCTGGCTCCACGTCAAGGCGGGGCGCGACCTGGGCATCGGGCTGGCCCTGATGGGCCTGGTGCTCACCCGGCAACGGCGCGCGGCGGGAATCTTCGTCCTCGCGCTCATGGTGTCACCCATGGTGGACGCGCTGACGGCGACGCGGGAAGGCGGCACGCCCCTGATGCTCGCGCTCGCCATCCATGGCAGCGCGGCGGTCTATGGCCTCATCCTCTCCGCCGCGCTGCTGCGTCCCCGCGCCAGGGAGTGA